One Mycolicibacterium parafortuitum DNA segment encodes these proteins:
- a CDS encoding ATP-dependent helicase yields the protein MPAKTDPLSRFSALTREWFAGTFVEPTPAQAQAWNAIAAAENALVIAPTGSGKTLAAFLWAIDGLAREPREKPATRVLYVSPLKALAVDVERNLRTPLTGISRIAERNGEAPPTISVGVRSGDTTPAKRRELISKPPDILITTPESLFLMLTSAARDSLADVQTVIVDEVHAVAGTKRGAHLAVSLERLDAMLAKPAQRIGLSATVRPPEEVARFLSGAAPTTIVAPPAAKTFDLTVQVPVPDMANLENNSIWPDVEERIVDLIEAHNSSIVFANSRRLAERLTARINEIHAERTGIELGTHNPGVAGGAPAHLMGSGQTFGAEPVLARAHHGSVSKEARADVEDALKSGRLKAVVATSSLELGIDMGAVDLVIQVETPPSVASGLQRVGRAGHQVGEISQGVLFPKHRTDLIGCAVSVQRMLAGQIETMRVPANPLDVLAQHTVAAAALEPINADAWFDTVRRSAPFATLPRSAFEATLDLLSGKYPSTEFAELRPRIVYDRDNGTLTARPGAQRLAVTSGGAIPDRGLFTVFLASSADSEKPSRVGELDEEMVYESRPGDVISLGATSWRITEITHDRVLVIPAPGEPARLPFWRGDGVGRPAELGAAIGAFNGELARLDRPAFESRCKEVGFDDFATDNLWQLISEQREATSAVPSDTTLVVERFRDELGDWRVILHSPYGLRVHGPLALAVGKRLYERYGIDEKPTASDDGIIVRLPDTDDVAPGADIFVFDADEIEPLVTTEVSGSALFASRFRECAARALLLPRRHPGKRSPLWHQRQRAAQLLDVARNYPDFPIVLEAVRECLQDVYDVPTLTALMGRIAQRRVRLLEVETPTPSPFAASLLFGYVGAFMYEGDSPLAERRAAALALDPTLLAELLGRVELRELLDADVIANTTRQLQHLTPERAVRDAEGVADLLRLLGPLTADEIGERCAQSDVGGWLEGLLTAKRVLTVSYAGTTWWAAIEDIGRLRDGVGVAVPVGVPIAFLEPVVDPLGELLSRFARTRGPFTTADAATRFGLGLRVAADVLGRLAADGKLVRGEFTDVPTDSGGVEQWCDAEVLRILRRRSLAALRAQIEPVSTAAFGRFLPSWQMVGADAVSGVDGLAAVIDQLAGVPVPASAVEPLIFGQRVRDYQPGMLDELLASGEVLWSGAGSLSGADGWVSFHPADTAALSLAPPGDLELTDVHHQILAALSGGGAYFFRQLSVDGVSAESLKEALWQLIWAGYVGGDTFAPVRALLAGSKGPGSRRAAAPAHRHRRAPRLSRYSLSTTSLSAHRDTDPTVAGRWAALPVAEVDTTVRAHYQADQLLARHGVLTKGAVAAENIPGGFASMYKVLTTMEEAGRCQRGYFVESLGGAQFATASTVDRLRSHADSIDDKQQTLRALALAATDPANPYGAALPWPSRGADGDTAHRPGRKAGALVVLVDGALVWFVERGGRSLLSFTTDPETSNAAAAALAEMVPRQRVPALLVERVDGVPVLEARESVTVDALVTAGFSRTPRGLRLR from the coding sequence ATGCCCGCGAAGACCGATCCGCTGTCACGCTTCAGTGCGCTGACGCGTGAATGGTTCGCGGGCACGTTCGTCGAACCGACCCCGGCTCAGGCGCAGGCCTGGAACGCCATCGCGGCCGCGGAGAACGCGCTGGTCATCGCGCCCACCGGGTCGGGTAAGACGCTCGCGGCGTTCCTGTGGGCGATCGACGGGCTGGCCCGCGAGCCGCGCGAGAAACCCGCAACCCGGGTGCTGTACGTGTCCCCGCTGAAGGCACTGGCCGTCGACGTGGAGCGCAATCTGCGCACCCCGCTGACCGGGATCTCGCGCATCGCCGAACGCAACGGTGAGGCGCCACCGACGATCAGCGTCGGGGTGCGCTCCGGCGACACCACGCCGGCCAAGCGGCGCGAGCTGATCAGCAAGCCGCCCGACATCCTGATCACCACGCCGGAGTCGCTGTTCCTGATGCTCACCTCGGCCGCGCGCGACAGCCTCGCCGACGTGCAGACGGTGATCGTCGACGAGGTGCACGCCGTCGCGGGGACCAAGCGCGGCGCGCACCTGGCGGTGTCGCTGGAACGGCTCGACGCGATGCTGGCCAAACCGGCGCAGCGGATCGGGCTGTCGGCCACGGTGCGCCCGCCCGAGGAGGTGGCGCGCTTCCTGTCCGGGGCCGCCCCGACCACGATCGTCGCGCCGCCGGCGGCCAAGACGTTCGACCTGACGGTCCAGGTCCCGGTGCCCGACATGGCCAATCTGGAGAACAACTCGATCTGGCCCGACGTCGAGGAACGCATCGTCGACCTGATCGAGGCGCACAACTCCTCGATCGTGTTCGCCAACTCGCGCCGCCTCGCGGAACGGTTGACCGCCCGTATCAACGAGATCCACGCCGAACGCACCGGGATCGAGTTGGGCACCCACAACCCGGGGGTGGCCGGCGGTGCGCCCGCGCATCTGATGGGCAGCGGTCAGACCTTCGGCGCCGAACCGGTGCTCGCCCGCGCCCACCACGGGTCGGTCAGCAAGGAGGCTCGCGCCGACGTCGAGGACGCGCTGAAAAGCGGGCGGCTCAAGGCGGTGGTCGCGACCTCCAGCCTGGAACTCGGCATCGACATGGGCGCGGTCGATCTGGTCATCCAGGTCGAGACACCGCCCTCGGTGGCCAGCGGCCTGCAGCGGGTGGGCCGGGCGGGTCACCAGGTCGGTGAGATCAGCCAGGGCGTGCTGTTCCCGAAACACCGCACCGACCTGATCGGGTGCGCGGTGAGTGTGCAGCGCATGCTGGCCGGCCAGATCGAGACGATGCGGGTGCCGGCCAATCCGCTCGACGTGCTCGCCCAGCACACGGTCGCGGCCGCGGCGCTGGAGCCGATCAACGCCGACGCGTGGTTCGACACGGTGCGCCGCAGCGCACCGTTCGCGACGCTGCCGCGCAGCGCGTTCGAGGCGACGCTGGATCTGCTGTCGGGCAAGTACCCGTCGACCGAGTTCGCCGAGTTGCGGCCACGCATCGTCTACGACCGCGACAACGGTACGCTGACGGCCCGCCCCGGCGCGCAGCGGCTGGCCGTCACCTCCGGCGGCGCGATCCCGGACCGGGGCCTGTTCACGGTGTTCCTGGCGTCCAGCGCGGATTCCGAAAAGCCCTCGCGGGTCGGCGAACTCGACGAGGAGATGGTCTACGAGTCCCGCCCCGGCGACGTCATCTCCCTCGGGGCGACCAGCTGGCGGATCACCGAGATCACCCACGACCGGGTGCTGGTGATCCCCGCCCCGGGCGAGCCCGCACGGCTGCCGTTCTGGCGCGGCGACGGGGTCGGGCGTCCCGCCGAGCTGGGTGCGGCTATCGGCGCGTTCAACGGCGAGCTGGCCCGGCTGGATCGCCCGGCATTCGAATCCCGTTGCAAAGAAGTCGGATTCGACGACTTCGCGACCGACAATCTGTGGCAGCTGATCTCCGAACAGCGCGAGGCCACCTCGGCGGTGCCGTCGGACACCACGCTGGTGGTGGAGCGGTTCCGCGACGAACTCGGCGACTGGCGGGTGATCCTGCACTCCCCGTACGGGCTTCGGGTGCACGGGCCGCTGGCGCTCGCGGTGGGCAAGCGGCTCTACGAGCGCTACGGCATCGACGAGAAACCGACCGCATCCGACGACGGCATCATCGTGCGGCTGCCCGACACCGACGACGTCGCCCCCGGCGCGGACATCTTCGTGTTCGACGCCGACGAGATCGAACCGCTGGTTACCACCGAGGTCAGCGGCTCGGCGCTGTTCGCGTCCCGATTCCGCGAGTGCGCGGCCCGCGCGCTGCTGCTGCCCCGCCGGCATCCGGGCAAACGCTCCCCGCTGTGGCATCAGCGTCAGCGAGCCGCCCAACTGCTCGACGTCGCGCGCAACTATCCCGACTTCCCGATCGTGCTCGAGGCGGTCCGGGAATGCCTGCAGGACGTCTACGACGTGCCGACGCTGACCGCGTTGATGGGTCGGATCGCCCAGCGCCGGGTACGTCTGCTGGAGGTCGAGACCCCGACCCCGTCACCGTTCGCGGCATCGCTGCTGTTCGGCTACGTTGGCGCGTTCATGTACGAGGGTGACAGTCCGCTGGCCGAACGCCGCGCCGCCGCACTGGCTTTGGACCCGACGCTGCTCGCCGAACTGCTGGGCCGGGTCGAGCTGCGCGAACTGCTCGACGCGGACGTCATCGCGAACACCACCCGCCAGCTGCAGCATCTGACCCCCGAGCGCGCCGTGCGCGACGCCGAAGGGGTGGCGGACCTGTTGCGGCTGCTCGGTCCGCTGACCGCCGACGAGATCGGCGAGCGCTGCGCGCAATCCGACGTCGGCGGCTGGCTCGAAGGCCTGTTGACGGCCAAACGGGTGCTCACGGTGTCCTATGCCGGGACGACGTGGTGGGCGGCGATCGAGGACATCGGGCGGCTGCGCGACGGGGTCGGGGTGGCGGTGCCGGTCGGGGTGCCGATCGCGTTCCTGGAGCCGGTCGTCGACCCGCTCGGGGAGTTGCTGTCCCGGTTCGCGCGCACCCGAGGGCCGTTCACCACCGCCGACGCCGCCACCCGGTTCGGGCTGGGGCTGCGGGTCGCCGCAGACGTGCTGGGCCGGCTGGCCGCCGACGGGAAACTGGTGCGCGGCGAATTCACCGACGTGCCCACCGATTCCGGCGGTGTCGAGCAGTGGTGCGACGCCGAGGTGCTGCGCATTCTGCGGCGCAGGTCGCTGGCGGCGCTGCGCGCCCAGATCGAGCCCGTCAGCACCGCAGCGTTCGGGCGGTTCCTGCCGTCGTGGCAGATGGTCGGTGCGGATGCGGTGTCCGGCGTCGACGGACTCGCCGCGGTGATCGACCAGCTGGCCGGTGTGCCGGTGCCCGCCTCGGCGGTCGAGCCGCTGATCTTCGGGCAGCGGGTGCGCGACTACCAGCCGGGCATGCTCGACGAGCTCCTCGCCTCCGGTGAGGTGCTGTGGTCGGGCGCTGGGTCGTTGTCCGGCGCCGACGGCTGGGTGTCGTTCCATCCCGCCGACACCGCCGCGCTGTCACTGGCCCCACCTGGTGATCTCGAACTGACCGACGTTCATCACCAGATCCTCGCGGCACTGTCCGGCGGTGGTGCGTACTTCTTCCGCCAGCTCAGCGTCGACGGGGTGTCCGCCGAGTCGTTGAAAGAGGCTCTGTGGCAGTTGATCTGGGCCGGATACGTCGGCGGCGACACCTTCGCCCCGGTGCGGGCGCTGCTCGCCGGATCGAAGGGCCCTGGCAGCAGGCGCGCGGCCGCGCCGGCGCACCGGCATCGGCGCGCCCCACGGCTGAGCCGCTACAGCCTGAGCACCACCAGCCTCAGCGCGCACCGCGACACCGATCCCACGGTGGCCGGGCGGTGGGCGGCGCTGCCGGTCGCCGAGGTGGACACCACGGTGCGGGCGCACTACCAGGCCGACCAGCTGCTGGCCCGCCACGGCGTGCTGACCAAGGGCGCGGTGGCGGCAGAGAACATCCCGGGCGGGTTCGCGTCGATGTACAAGGTGCTGACCACGATGGAGGAGGCGGGGCGCTGTCAGCGCGGGTATTTCGTCGAATCCCTCGGCGGCGCTCAGTTCGCGACCGCCAGCACCGTCGACCGGTTGCGCAGCCACGCCGACAGCATCGACGACAAGCAGCAGACGCTGCGCGCGCTGGCGTTGGCGGCGACCGACCCCGCGAACCCGTACGGTGCGGCGCTGCCGTGGCCGTCCCGAGGTGCCGACGGTGACACCGCGCACCGGCCCGGACGCAAGGCAGGTGCGCTGGTGGTGCTCGTCGACGGTGCACTGGTGTGGTTCGTCGAGCGGGGTGGGCGGTCGCTGCTGAGCTTCACCACCGACCCGGAGACGTCGAACGCCGCCGCGGCTGCGCTGGCCGAAATGGTGCCGCGGCAACGGGTTCCGGCGCTGCTGGTGGAACGCGTCGACGGCGTCCCGGTGCTGGAGGCGCGGGAGTCGGTGACGGTCGACGCGCTGGTCACGGCCGGGTTCTCGCGTACGCCGCGCGGGCTGCGGTTGCGCTGA
- the nei2 gene encoding endonuclease VIII Nei2: MPEGDTVYRTAAKLREALAGRELTRCDIRVPRYAAVDLSGQVVDEVLSRGKHLFIRVGQASIHSHLKMDGAWVIGRVRVPAYKIRIVLETATSRASGVDLGVLEVLDRATDMDAVAHLGPDLLGEDWSAEVAAVNLMADPDRPLAETLLDQRVMAGVGNVFANELSFVFGLRPGTPVRELTDPLRVAHRAQQMLWLNRLRVNRTTTGNTRPGQDVWVYGRAGLPCRRCGTRIETDKFTERVTYWCPTCQR, from the coding sequence ATGCCCGAGGGCGACACCGTCTACCGGACGGCGGCCAAGCTGCGCGAGGCGCTGGCCGGCCGGGAGCTGACGCGCTGCGATATCCGCGTCCCGCGCTATGCGGCGGTGGATCTGAGCGGGCAGGTGGTCGACGAGGTGCTCAGCCGCGGTAAGCATCTGTTCATCCGGGTCGGGCAGGCCAGTATCCATTCGCATCTGAAGATGGACGGTGCGTGGGTGATCGGTCGTGTCCGGGTACCGGCCTACAAGATCCGAATCGTGTTGGAGACGGCGACGTCCCGGGCCTCCGGGGTCGACCTGGGCGTGCTGGAGGTCTTGGACCGGGCGACCGATATGGATGCGGTGGCCCACCTCGGTCCGGATCTGCTCGGCGAGGACTGGTCGGCGGAGGTCGCGGCAGTCAACCTGATGGCCGACCCCGACCGCCCGCTGGCCGAGACGCTGCTCGATCAGCGGGTGATGGCCGGGGTCGGCAACGTGTTCGCCAACGAGCTGAGCTTCGTGTTCGGGCTGCGACCGGGTACCCCGGTGCGCGAGCTGACCGATCCGCTGCGGGTCGCCCACCGGGCCCAGCAGATGTTGTGGCTCAACCGGTTACGGGTGAACCGCACCACCACCGGCAACACCCGGCCCGGCCAGGACGTCTGGGTGTACGGCCGCGCAGGACTCCCCTGCCGCCGCTGCGGCACCCGGATCGAGACGGACAAGTTCACCGAGCGGGTCACCTACTGGTGCCCGACCTGCCAGCGCTGA